A window from Candidatus Zixiibacteriota bacterium encodes these proteins:
- a CDS encoding tetratricopeptide repeat protein — MRRLRSFSVALVLIATGAPAALAASQTDLTGPREAIAQRDFQAALTQLQSIVSGKDAVGEAFFLLGLAQSGLGQFPEAEISLNKALDQKYREPGAYVALALVLAHQGRIAEVEPLIDKQLSKAKQPEEKAHLKYGIGMAYLTAGSYSKAQEWLLGARFDDESNLEYRAALGDAYFKGQIYPLALAEYEAVWGVDTTRLDMLYRMADAYYQQQRLNEARPLLQEVLRRDSTYQDAYLQLANIYMISAESRPVDQAREDYLRALALYRQVRRVDPTVRPILISKNIAKVYYLLNAHDSAIVELQKAIETGANDPELRFYQGRSNMLLNNYTEAIDAFQGYITALETADPPHPWSRGDAEVFWRTAMCMEALNDSTLWPQIAQNYKRGMELDPDDERSISGLALALHRMGRFAEAAVEFEKLVLRYPDDARTLFNASLPYLESDNAEKAVEYLMRAAKNDTTSDSKYRARAYKLAGPRLIKMQRLADAQLCYKWLVEREPDVCDNHKWYGFSLFAAKNYAAAAVPLRRAYNCFATLMADNDCGYNDLRWWLSFALYEAGDKDESYKLAKKVVTCEASHSDAQNLMNRIDEEIVEEN, encoded by the coding sequence GTGAGACGATTACGCTCCTTTTCTGTCGCCTTGGTCCTCATTGCGACCGGCGCGCCGGCCGCCCTAGCGGCATCTCAAACTGACCTGACAGGCCCCCGTGAGGCGATCGCACAACGGGATTTTCAAGCGGCCCTGACTCAGTTGCAGAGCATTGTCTCAGGAAAGGATGCCGTCGGCGAGGCGTTCTTCCTGCTGGGTCTGGCCCAGAGCGGTTTGGGTCAGTTTCCGGAAGCCGAAATTTCCCTGAACAAGGCGCTTGACCAAAAGTACCGCGAGCCGGGGGCGTATGTTGCCTTGGCCCTGGTGTTGGCGCATCAGGGACGAATCGCCGAGGTCGAGCCGCTGATCGACAAGCAGTTGTCCAAGGCAAAGCAGCCCGAGGAAAAGGCACACCTCAAGTACGGCATTGGGATGGCCTATCTGACGGCAGGTAGCTACTCCAAAGCACAAGAATGGCTTTTGGGTGCGCGCTTTGATGACGAGTCCAATCTCGAGTACCGCGCCGCACTGGGCGACGCTTACTTTAAGGGACAAATCTATCCGCTGGCCTTGGCCGAGTACGAGGCGGTCTGGGGTGTCGACACGACGAGACTGGACATGCTCTATCGGATGGCGGATGCCTACTATCAGCAGCAACGACTGAATGAGGCCCGGCCACTCTTGCAAGAGGTGCTCCGCCGCGATTCGACCTACCAGGACGCCTATCTGCAGTTGGCCAATATCTACATGATCTCGGCAGAGAGCCGACCGGTGGACCAGGCCCGTGAGGACTACTTGCGCGCGCTCGCGCTGTACCGTCAGGTGCGCCGCGTCGACCCGACCGTTCGTCCGATTCTGATTTCCAAGAACATCGCCAAAGTCTACTACTTGCTAAATGCACACGATTCGGCCATTGTCGAATTGCAGAAAGCCATTGAGACCGGGGCCAACGATCCGGAACTGCGATTCTACCAGGGCCGCTCCAATATGTTGCTGAATAATTACACGGAGGCCATTGACGCGTTTCAGGGGTACATCACGGCGCTGGAAACCGCCGATCCGCCTCACCCTTGGTCCAGGGGGGATGCCGAGGTCTTCTGGCGGACGGCGATGTGCATGGAAGCGCTGAATGATTCAACGCTCTGGCCGCAGATCGCCCAAAACTATAAGCGCGGCATGGAACTGGATCCCGACGACGAACGCTCCATCAGCGGGCTGGCGCTGGCGCTGCACCGGATGGGACGATTCGCCGAGGCCGCCGTCGAGTTCGAAAAACTCGTGCTGCGATACCCCGACGATGCCCGGACTTTGTTTAATGCCTCGTTGCCCTACCTTGAGTCTGACAACGCGGAAAAGGCGGTTGAATACCTGATGCGCGCTGCCAAGAACGACACGACGAGCGACTCGAAGTACCGCGCGCGCGCTTACAAACTGGCCGGACCGCGCCTCATCAAGATGCAGCGTCTGGCCGATGCGCAGTTGTGCTATAAGTGGCTGGTCGAACGAGAGCCCGATGTGTGCGACAATCACAAATGGTACGGGTTTTCGCTGTTTGCGGCCAAGAACTATGCGGCGGCCGCCGTACCGCTGCGTCGCGCATACAACTGTTTCGCCACGCTGATGGCTGACAACGATTGCGGCTACAACGACCTGCGGTGGTGGTTGTCGTTCGCCCTCTACGAGGCCGGGGACAAAGATGAATCGTATAAGCTGGCAAAAAAAGTCGTCACCTGCGAGGCGTCGCACAGCGATGCGCAAAACCTGATGAACCGAATCGACGAGGAAATCGTCGAAGAGAATTAG